A region of Takifugu rubripes chromosome 6, fTakRub1.2, whole genome shotgun sequence DNA encodes the following proteins:
- the hcar2 gene encoding proteinase-activated receptor 3 has protein sequence METLYTNSSALFISHRPFNHTSAEETVYEGCRDMPAVIIWYLGLQFFNMFLGIPANVMVLWLIHKNKGDSSTSDIFILHLAVLDVLFCLIPPLELANIVFLTTSSTWYVLRFFYGIKDTSPLFLSCICLDRYMAVVHPITFTELKDRQHRAVLAAVVWVITLAYAAAKCVGNIVNFEKVFTAMILAAFAFMVFCNIAILCALRQSGPGRDEMHPVKKRAFKMVLIILAIIVFNYFPPVALFPFQEYFSPDVFRCYVHYIAFGLMDFSSSIQPMLYLSKEKPCSHNCCLGSQRHLQ, from the coding sequence ATGGAGACTCTCTACACAAACTCCTCGGCGCTCTTCATCTCCCACAGGCCCTTCAACCACACCTCTGCGGAGGAGACGGTGTACGAGGGTTGCAGAGACATGCCCGCGGTTATCATTTGGTACCTGGGCCTCCAGTTCTTCAACATGTTCCTGGGCATCCCTGCCAACGTCATGGTGCTGTGGCTCATCCACAAAAACAAGGGCGACTCCTCCACCTCGGATATCTTCATCCTTCACCTGGCGGTTTTGGACGTGCTCTTCTGCCTCATCCCCCCTCTGGAGCTGGCAAACATCGTCTTcctcaccaccagcagcacctggtACGTCCTGCGCTTCTTCTACGGCATTAAAGACACCTCgccgctcttcctctcctgcatctGCCTGGACCGCTACATGGCCGTGGTCCATCCCATCACCTTCACCGAGCTGAAGGACCGCCAGCACAGGGCCGTCCTGGCCGCCGTCGTCTGGGTGATCACGCTGGCTTACGCCGCCGCCAAATGCGTGGGCAACATCGTCAACTTCGAGAAGGTCTTCACGGCGATGATCCTGGCGGCGTTCGCCTTCATGGTGTTCTGCAACATCGCCATACTGTGCGCGCTGCGGCAGTCCGGACCCGGCAGAGACGAGATGCACCCGGTGAAGAAGAGAGCCTTCAAGATGGTCCTCATCATCCTGGCCATCATAGTCTTCAACTACTTCCCGCCTGTCGCGCTGTTCCCCTTCCAGGAGTACTTCTCCCCCGACGTGTTCCGCTGCTACGTTCACTACATCGCCTTCGGCCTCATggacttcagcagcagcatccagccGATGCTCTACCTCTCTAAGGAGAAACCCTGCAGCCACAACTGCTGCCTGGGCAGCCAGAGGCACCTCCAGTAG
- the sapcd2 gene encoding suppressor APC domain-containing protein 2 isoform X1, whose product MALITADQSCKLDGTAAIYSAPTKQPYPGKAESFKAPNMQPKETEYSTNGLPKAFLHSLRTLFDILDDAGRGYVHISEIESRWQGADTRDLPGGVLNCLRRVTPPHGCLTFERFVAGLRYSMLNPENSAHCKAQAAVHPQQAPKQPHKPAPLSACGVGTRVENKVRPLGPSNVTNTQPHRSSSLQNRTRPEEGGGYPVCGPAPYSAGSDRSGRCLERNPVLPVGGCYRAEQGHTTKPAQPQQSRVRSIESLALESPQLHAPSGGKSGLPRSQSESATGFSGGSRRNGRTREEQRRHTISNGVDYGLLKQMKELEQEKDSLLAGLEAVERARDWYQGQIHNVTERQRQVGQNSQCTDFFTEATQSRMNVLIPKLQEVNRCLNDLITCTGMQSFPAGATQTAAVSTNPQPPGPGGPAPPQAIQRLKDQNRLLTQEVTEKSERIAQLEKEKSALIKQLFEARARGAQDTSTLDSTFI is encoded by the exons ATGGCTCTGATAACCGCTGACCAGAGCTGCAAACTGGACGGAACCGCCGCGATTTACAGCGCGCCGACAAAACAGCCGTATCCAGGGAAAGCGGAGAGCTTTAAGGCGCCCAACATGCAACCCAAAGAGACGGAGTATTCAACAAATGGACTGCCGAAAGCATTCCTGCATAGTTTAAGGACCCTTTTTGACATCCTGGATGACGCCGGACGGGGCTACGTCCACATCTCGGAGATCGAGAGCCGGTGGCAGGGTGCAGACACCCGGGACCTTCCCGGAGGAGTGCTGAACTGCCTCCGCAGAGTCACGCCGCCGCATGGCTGCCTCACCTTTGAGCGCTTCGTTGCAGGGCTGCGGTACTCCATGCTCAACCCGGAGAACAGCGCGCACTGCAAGGCCCAGGCGGCCGTGCACCCGCAACAGGCACCGAAGCAGCCCCACAAACCCGCGCCGCTGTCCGCATGCGGTGTTGGGACGCGGGTGGAGAACAAGGTGCGCCCACTGGGGCCGAGCAATGTGACCAACACTCAGCCGCACCGCTCGTCctccctgcagaacagaaccaggCCGGAGGAGGGGGGCGGGTACCCAGTATGTGGACCGGCCCCGTACAGCGCGGGCTCAGACAGGTCCGGGCGTTGTCTGGAACGGAATCCCGTCCTTCCCGTGGGAGGGTGTTACCGGGCCGAGCAGGGCCATACCACCAAACCAGCTCAGCCCCAGCAGAGCCGGGTCAGGTCCATCGAGTCGCTCGCGCTTGAGTCCCCCCAACTGCACGCACCAA GCGGTGGGAAATCTGGTTTGCCGAGATCTCAGAGCGAATCAGCAACAGGATTTTCTGGAGGTTCCAGGCGGAACGGGCGGACTcgagaagagcagaggagacatACCATATCCAACGGAGTGGACTATGGACTG ctgaagcaaatgaaagagctggagcaggagaaggactCGCTGCTGGCAGGCCTGGAGGCGGTGGAGCGGGCCCGAGACTGGTACCAGGGCCAAATCCATAACGTGACAGAGAGACAGCGACAGGTTGGCCAGAACTCCCAGTGCACG GATTTCTTCACAGAAGCCACTCAGAGTCGCATGAATGTTCTTATTCCCAAACTGCAGGAGGTCAACCGCTGTCTCAACGACCTTATCACCTGCACTGGGATG CAGTCTTTCCCTGCTGGTGCCACTCAGACTGCAGCAGTCTCAACTAACCCCCAGCCtccaggtccaggaggtccagctcCTCCCCAGGCCATCCAGAGACTGAAGGATCAGAACCGGCTCCTCACACAG GAGGTGACGGAGAAGAGTGAGCGCATCGCCCAGTTGGAGAAGGAGAAATCCGCCTTGATAAAGCAGCTGTTTGAGGCCCGAGCCCGCGGCGCGCAAGACACCAGCACGTTGGATTCGACCTTCATCTGA
- the sapcd2 gene encoding suppressor APC domain-containing protein 2 isoform X3, translating to MALITADQSCKLDGTAAIYSAPTKQPYPGKAESFKAPNMQPKETEYSTNGLPKAFLHSLRTLFDILDDAGRGYVHISEIESRWQGADTRDLPGGVLNCLRRVTPPHGCLTFERFVAGLRYSMLNPENSAHCKAQAAVHPQQAPKQPHKPAPLSACGVGTRVENKVRPLGPSNVTNTQPHRSSSLQNRTRPEEGGGYPVCGPAPYSAGSDRSGRCLERNPVLPVGGCYRAEQGHTTKPAQPQQSRVRSIESLALESPQLHAPSGGKSGLPRSQSESATGFSGGSRRNGRTREEQRRHTISNGVDYGLADLAHSCPDGSEPGQAQGPGRSRGLVRAARPSLDGCVGGLHHRLHPPQQWPLQQQGPALFPLAEANERAGAGEGLAAGRPGGGGAGPRLVPGPNP from the exons ATGGCTCTGATAACCGCTGACCAGAGCTGCAAACTGGACGGAACCGCCGCGATTTACAGCGCGCCGACAAAACAGCCGTATCCAGGGAAAGCGGAGAGCTTTAAGGCGCCCAACATGCAACCCAAAGAGACGGAGTATTCAACAAATGGACTGCCGAAAGCATTCCTGCATAGTTTAAGGACCCTTTTTGACATCCTGGATGACGCCGGACGGGGCTACGTCCACATCTCGGAGATCGAGAGCCGGTGGCAGGGTGCAGACACCCGGGACCTTCCCGGAGGAGTGCTGAACTGCCTCCGCAGAGTCACGCCGCCGCATGGCTGCCTCACCTTTGAGCGCTTCGTTGCAGGGCTGCGGTACTCCATGCTCAACCCGGAGAACAGCGCGCACTGCAAGGCCCAGGCGGCCGTGCACCCGCAACAGGCACCGAAGCAGCCCCACAAACCCGCGCCGCTGTCCGCATGCGGTGTTGGGACGCGGGTGGAGAACAAGGTGCGCCCACTGGGGCCGAGCAATGTGACCAACACTCAGCCGCACCGCTCGTCctccctgcagaacagaaccaggCCGGAGGAGGGGGGCGGGTACCCAGTATGTGGACCGGCCCCGTACAGCGCGGGCTCAGACAGGTCCGGGCGTTGTCTGGAACGGAATCCCGTCCTTCCCGTGGGAGGGTGTTACCGGGCCGAGCAGGGCCATACCACCAAACCAGCTCAGCCCCAGCAGAGCCGGGTCAGGTCCATCGAGTCGCTCGCGCTTGAGTCCCCCCAACTGCACGCACCAA GCGGTGGGAAATCTGGTTTGCCGAGATCTCAGAGCGAATCAGCAACAGGATTTTCTGGAGGTTCCAGGCGGAACGGGCGGACTcgagaagagcagaggagacatACCATATCCAACGGAGTGGACTATGGACTG GCCGACTTGGCCCACAGCTGCCCTGATGGTAGTGAGCCGGGTCAGGCCCAGGGGCCTGGAAGGAGTAGAGGACTCGTTCGGGCAGCCCGGCCCAGCCTGGACGGCTGTGTGGGCGGCCTACACCATCGTCTTCATCCCCCTCAGCAGTGGCCTCTACAGCAGCAGGGCCCTGCACTTTTTCCTCTGG ctgaagcaaatgaaagagctggagcaggagaaggactCGCTGCTGGCAGGCCTGGAGGCGGTGGAGCGGGCCCGAGACTGGTACCAGGGCCAAATCCATAA
- the sapcd2 gene encoding suppressor APC domain-containing protein 2 isoform X2, which yields MALITADQSCKLDGTAAIYSAPTKQPYPGKAESFKAPNMQPKETEYSTNGLPKAFLHSLRTLFDILDDAGRGYVHISEIESRWQGADTRDLPGGVLNCLRRVTPPHGCLTFERFVAGLRYSMLNPENSAHCKAQAAVHPQQAPKQPHKPAPLSACGVGTRVENKVRPLGPSNVTNTQPHRSSSLQNRTRPEEGGGYPVCGPAPYSAGSDRSGRCLERNPVLPVGGCYRAEQGHTTKPAQPQQSRVRSIESLALESPQLHAPSGGKSGLPRSQSESATGFSGGSRRNGRTREEQRRHTISNGVDYGLLKQMKELEQEKDSLLAGLEAVERARDWYQGQIHNVTERQRQVGQNSQCTDFFTEATQSRMNVLIPKLQEVNRCLNDLITCTGMSFPAGATQTAAVSTNPQPPGPGGPAPPQAIQRLKDQNRLLTQEVTEKSERIAQLEKEKSALIKQLFEARARGAQDTSTLDSTFI from the exons ATGGCTCTGATAACCGCTGACCAGAGCTGCAAACTGGACGGAACCGCCGCGATTTACAGCGCGCCGACAAAACAGCCGTATCCAGGGAAAGCGGAGAGCTTTAAGGCGCCCAACATGCAACCCAAAGAGACGGAGTATTCAACAAATGGACTGCCGAAAGCATTCCTGCATAGTTTAAGGACCCTTTTTGACATCCTGGATGACGCCGGACGGGGCTACGTCCACATCTCGGAGATCGAGAGCCGGTGGCAGGGTGCAGACACCCGGGACCTTCCCGGAGGAGTGCTGAACTGCCTCCGCAGAGTCACGCCGCCGCATGGCTGCCTCACCTTTGAGCGCTTCGTTGCAGGGCTGCGGTACTCCATGCTCAACCCGGAGAACAGCGCGCACTGCAAGGCCCAGGCGGCCGTGCACCCGCAACAGGCACCGAAGCAGCCCCACAAACCCGCGCCGCTGTCCGCATGCGGTGTTGGGACGCGGGTGGAGAACAAGGTGCGCCCACTGGGGCCGAGCAATGTGACCAACACTCAGCCGCACCGCTCGTCctccctgcagaacagaaccaggCCGGAGGAGGGGGGCGGGTACCCAGTATGTGGACCGGCCCCGTACAGCGCGGGCTCAGACAGGTCCGGGCGTTGTCTGGAACGGAATCCCGTCCTTCCCGTGGGAGGGTGTTACCGGGCCGAGCAGGGCCATACCACCAAACCAGCTCAGCCCCAGCAGAGCCGGGTCAGGTCCATCGAGTCGCTCGCGCTTGAGTCCCCCCAACTGCACGCACCAA GCGGTGGGAAATCTGGTTTGCCGAGATCTCAGAGCGAATCAGCAACAGGATTTTCTGGAGGTTCCAGGCGGAACGGGCGGACTcgagaagagcagaggagacatACCATATCCAACGGAGTGGACTATGGACTG ctgaagcaaatgaaagagctggagcaggagaaggactCGCTGCTGGCAGGCCTGGAGGCGGTGGAGCGGGCCCGAGACTGGTACCAGGGCCAAATCCATAACGTGACAGAGAGACAGCGACAGGTTGGCCAGAACTCCCAGTGCACG GATTTCTTCACAGAAGCCACTCAGAGTCGCATGAATGTTCTTATTCCCAAACTGCAGGAGGTCAACCGCTGTCTCAACGACCTTATCACCTGCACTGGGATG TCTTTCCCTGCTGGTGCCACTCAGACTGCAGCAGTCTCAACTAACCCCCAGCCtccaggtccaggaggtccagctcCTCCCCAGGCCATCCAGAGACTGAAGGATCAGAACCGGCTCCTCACACAG GAGGTGACGGAGAAGAGTGAGCGCATCGCCCAGTTGGAGAAGGAGAAATCCGCCTTGATAAAGCAGCTGTTTGAGGCCCGAGCCCGCGGCGCGCAAGACACCAGCACGTTGGATTCGACCTTCATCTGA